The genome window TCGAGGTCGGCGCCGGGACCTTCCACCCGGCGACCTTCCTGAGGGCCCTCGGCCCCGAGCCGTGGAGCACCGCCTACGTGCAGCCCTCGCGGCGGCCGACCGACGGCCGCTACGGCGAGAACCCGAACCGCCTCCAGCACTACTACCAGTACCAGGTGCTGATCAAGCCCTCGCCGCTGGACATCCAGGAGCAGTACCTCGGCAGCCTCTACGCGCTGGGGATCGACCCCAAGGTCCACGACATCCGCTTCGTGGAGGACGACTGGGAGTCCCCGACCCTCGGCGCCTGGGGCCTCGGCTGGGAGGTCTGGCTCGACGGCATGGAGGTCACGCAGTTCACCTACTTCCAGCAGTGCGGCGGCATCGACTGCAAGCCGGTCGCGGTGGAGCTGACCTACGGCCTGGAGCGCCTCGCGATGTACCTGCAGGGCGTCAACAACGTCTACGACCTGACCTGGGCCCCCGGCGTGCGCTACGGCGACGTCCACCACCGCCAGGAGGTCGAGGGCTCGACCTACAACTTCACCGAGAGCGACCCGGAGATGCTCTTTGCGCTCTTTACGGCCTACGAGAAGGAGTGCCTCGCGCTCATCGAGAAGAAGCTCGTGCTGCCGGCCTACGAATACTGCCTCAAGTGCTCGCACGCCTTCAACCTGCTGGACGCCCGCGGCGCGATCAGCGTCACCGAGCGCACCGGCTACATCAAGCGGGTGCGGCGGCTGGCGCGCGTCAGCGCCGAGGGCTACCTGGCGCTGCGCGAGAGCCTCGGCTTCCCGCTGCTGACGCCGGTGGCCGAGCGCGCCCCCTTCATGGTGGTGAAGTAGCCATGGCGAAGACCATGGACCTGCTGCTGGAGATCGGCACCGAGGAGATCCCCGCGCGCTTCATCCCGCGCGCCCTCGATGACCTCGCCGCCACCGCCCGCGCCGCCCTCGCGTCGAAGCGGCTCACGCACGGCAAGATCCGCACCTTCGGCACTCCGCGGCGCCTGACGCTGGCCGTCTCGCGGATCGTCGCGCGCCAGCCGGACCTCGAGCTGGAGGTCACCGGCCCGCCGAAGAAGGCCGCCTACGACGCGACCGGCGCGCTGACCAGGGCCGGGCAGGGCTTCGCGAAGGGCCAGGGCGTCGACGAGAAGGACCTCTACGTCAAGGAGACGCCCAAGGGCGAGTACCTGGCCGCGGTGCGCCGGGAGGCCGGCCGCGACGCCGCCGACATCCTCCGCGAGGAGGTCCCCGGTTGGATCACCGGCCTGCGCTTCCAGAAGTCGATGCGCTGGGGGAGCGGGGATCTGCGCTTCGTGCGCCCGCTGCACTGGGTTGTGGCGCTGCTCGGCGGCGAGGTGCTGGCGTTCGGGCTGGAGGGGCTGCAATCCGGCAACCGCTCGCGCGGCCACCGCTTCCTGGCGCCGAAGGAGTTCGCGGTGCGCGGGCTGGCCGACTACCTCGCCAAGACGCGCAAGGCCTTCGTCGTCGCCGACCCGGCCGAGCGCAAGGAGACCATCCGCGCGCAGGTGGCGGCGGCCGCCGCCGAGAAGGGCGGGCGCGCCGTGATCGACGAGGAGCTGCTCGAGCACGTGACGAACCTCGTCGAGTGGCCGGTCGCGGTCTGCGGCGGCTTCGAGCCGGAGTTCCTCGCGGTGCCCGCCGAAGTGCTCGTGACCGCGATGAAGTCGCACCAGAAGTACTTCACCGTCGTCGACGACGCCGGCGCGCTGCTGCCCTGGTTCGTGACCGTGAGCAACATGCAGGCGCCCGACATGGGCACGATCCGCGCCGGCAACGAGCGGGTGCTGCGCGCCCGCCTCTCGGACGCGCGCTTCTTCTGGGAGTCGGACCTCAAGACCCCGCTGCGCGAGCGCGTGGCCGGCCTCGGGGCCGTCGTCTACCAGGAGAAGCTCGGCAGCTACCTCGAGAAGGTCGAGCGCATCAGGGAGCTGGCGCGCTTCCTCGCGCGCGAGACCGAGGGGCGCCGCGAGGAGGACGCCGAGCGCGCCGCCCACCTCTCGAAGGCCGACCTCGTCACCGGCATGGTCGGGGAGTTCCCCGAGCTGCAGGGCGTCATGGGCCGGCACTACGCGCTGGCCTCCGGCGAGAAGCCCGAGGTCGCGGACGCCCTGCTCGAGGCCTACCTGCCGCGCTTCGCCGGCGACGCGCTGCCCGCGAGCGAGCTGGGGGCGATCCTCTCGGTCGCCGACCGCATGGACACCATCGCGGCGATCTTCGGCATCGGCATGGCGCCGACCGGCTCCGAGGACCCCTACGCGCTGCGCCGCCACACCCTGGCGGTGATCAACATCCTCGCCGAGCGCGCCTGGCCGGTGCACCTCAAGAGCATCGTCGAGCTGGCGATCGCCACGCTGACCGGCAAGATCACCCGCCCGGCCGAGGCGCTGCGCGCCGAGGTCCTGGAGTTCTTCCGCGGGCGCCTCGAGAACATGTACGCCGGCGTCGGCGCCCCCGTGGACATCGTGCGCGCCGTGCTCGCCGCCGGTTTCGACCGCATCCCCGAGGTCGGCAAGCGCATCGCCGCCCTCAACGCCCTGCGCGCCGAGGCGGACTTCGCCGCGCTCGCCGTGACCTTCAAGCGCGTCGGCAACATCGTCCCGGCGGGCTTCGCCGGCGAGATCGACCAGGCGCTGTGCGCGGAGGCGGCCGAGCGCGAGCTGGCGGGGGCGCTGGGCGCCATCCGCGCCGACGTCGACGCCGCCGTCCGGGAGCGCGACTACCTCAAGGCCCTGCGCCAGATCGCCGGCCTGCGCCCGGTCGTCGACGGCTTCTTCGACGCGGTCATGGTCATGGCCGAGGACGAGAAGGTGCGCGCCAACCGCCTCGCGCTGCTCGCCGCCGTCCAGCGCCTCTTCGCCGACATCGCGGACTTCCGGCAGATAGCCGCAGGCTGATCCCATGCCTCCCCACCGCTGCGCGGCCGTTCGGCAACGGCGGCCGCGCGGTGGGCGGGGGAGGGGTGTGTCCGCTGACGCCGTGATAGCCGGTAGCGGTCACGACTGGGAAAAGCCGCAACCACCCCGACTGGATATTGCCGCTGCAGCCTATCACCCGATTTTCGGTGCTAGGCCGCGACGGTCCCGACTGGGAATAACCGTCACTGCCTAATCAACTGTTTCTGCGTAAAAGAAAATAGGACGACATGATCATTCTCATTTCGGGGTTGGCGGGCAGTGGTAAAACCAACACCAGCTATGCACTCATGTCCAATGGATCTTGTCCGCGAATCGTCTTCTACGAAACGGATCTGTTCACGGGCAGGATCCCATTTGACTGGACCAACAAGAATGACATCGAAGGAATCTACCAAAGAGCGGGTCTACTGGTGGCCAATGACATGGCTCGGGGCGATAGCTCGTTCATTCTCACCCTCAGCATTCCAATGCTTCGGCATTTCACTGAGTTCCGGCCGTATCTTCGAACTGCTGGCCCCTTGTTCTTATTCTGCCTCCGTTGTGACAAACACGAAGTCCTAAGAAGGATTCATGAGCGGAACAGACACCCACAGCAACGCCAACTCGAGCTCGATTCCATAGACAGCGACTATGAGTACCTGAACCGTTTCGCCACCCCACACGAATTCGTCTTCCACATAGACAATGCAAGTATCTCTGAAAAGCAGGTTGCGGGGCAGATTGCTGGAGAAATCGCAAAGCACGCAGAACCAGGCGTTGTAGCCGACGGATCACGCTTGCATTTCGGCCCTTGGAGTGTTGAAGCTGAAGCGAATTGAAACGTTCTGGTCCGGGCCGGCAAGCGCGCCCGCGGCTAAACGCTACGTTGGACGAGAAAAGCCATGCTAGAGCTGAGCACCAGGCAAGAGGGCATCGGTGAACTGCTCTTCCTTCTCCATATCGGTTCGGCAGTATTCTGCGGCTGGATTGCACGTCGCAAGCATCGCTCATTCTTTGGGTTCTTCCTTATCTCCTTGTTGCTGACGCCACTTGCTGGAATCTTGGCCGCGCTCCTGGCCAAGCCAGGGCAGGCGCGTTCGGAGGCGAGTCCTATGGTCTCTTCGAGAGCGCCAGACACAGGAACTGTCGAACCACCTCCAGTATTCGAGTACGAGATTCCCACTAGTGACATGAAGTACGTGGTCGGTTACCAGAACCTTGGCGAATTCAAGATGGGTTGCGACGGGTATGGATTTGCTATCATGGACCGCGACCGCAACGTGCTTGTGGATGCGTTCGCCTCCGTCAGATTCAATGTCAATGTCCCCCGACCGAATATGGAACTCTTCAAGTACGACGATGACATTGAGGTCTTCTTGATGCTGGGGAACTACATGAGCGAAGAAGTGTTCATCAAGCCGGCGCGGAAGCTGATTTGTCCCTACAAGGTAGCGACGGACGGACTTGGAGAGAAGGTCATCTTCGGGTCGCAGGAAGAGCACTACCGGTTCCTGGGCGGGCATGTCTATCTCCAGGTGCCCTGGATACACAACGATAGTTATCGGAGCATTATGAAGGTCTACTATGCCCTGAGGCACAAGCAGGTCGCGGAGCTAAGAAAGGCTCTGCCCAACCAGGCGTTGTAGCCGACGGATCACGCTTGCATTTCGGCCCTTTGAAGCTGAGGTGAAGGCAATGTGCAATGTTCCAGGGCGGGCCGGCAAGCGCGCCCGCGGCTAAACGCAATGTTGAGCAGAATGTGGGACTCGGGCCGTTCGGTCTAATTGGGGCCTTGAAAGAACTGCCTATGGGCGGCCGTGCCTTGTGGCGGCGAGTTCGACTTTGCTAGTATCCGAGCACCACGGTGGGGATGGGGAGGAGGGGGACGTCATGGGCGAGGTCCAGACACAAGGAACCCCGAGCCCCACGCCGCCTCGCCTCGAGGCTCAAATCCAGGCGCTGTCGCTCACCTTCTACGAGCGTTTCCTGGACGCCTTTCGGATGCCGTATCCTCTGGGAAGCATCGCCTTCGGCGGAGCGTTCCTGCTCGTGCACGTGATCGTGGCTCGGCGCTACGGGGTTTCCGTCTGGGCCGACCGCTCCGTCTTCCTCGGTCCGCTCATCGCGCTCTACCTGACGGTGGTCGTCTCCGCGACACGCAGCCTGCGCTCGTTTCTGGCGCGGCTCGCGGAACTCGCCGGCGAAGGGAGCACCATCTCCGCGTTCACCCAGCAGCCGTCCCTGAAGTTGATCTCCAACACAAAGAATGTCGCAGCATGCGGGATCCTGGCCGGCACGGTTTGCGCTGCGATTGGGGTGGCATACGGGCACTGGTACCAGCACGGGCCGCTGAAAATCTCCCTCTTCGTGCAGCACGTCGTCTACGGCGGGATTGGCGGGATCGGCGGCTGGGGGATCTGGTTGGTCACCCGGTTCGTTCGTAGCCTGGACGAAAGCTTCCGCACGCGCCTCAACTACTTTTCGCCGGACAACTGCGGCGGCACTGGGCTTATCGGCGGCCTGCTCTTCCGCTTCGCGATGTACTGTCTGCTCATGGCGTTTCTTACCGGAGCGTACATCTGGTCCTCACCCTGGACGCACCGGGGCCAGGCCCCGCTGGTGGAGGCCCTAGCCGCCGGGGTTGTGGGGGGACAGGTGCTGGCGTCGGTGATTGTCTTCGCCTATCCGGTTCTGCGCCTACACGGCTTCCTCGCGGACTACAAGCGGGAGAAGCATGAGGAGATCCGGCGCTCGCTGCGGCGCCTGGCGGAGCGACTCCAGGAAATCGAGCCTACCATCCCGGACGGCAGGGTTCAGCTCGAGGCGGTGGTCGGGGCATACCGGCAGCACCAGGAGCACGAGAAGCTGTTGCTGCAGATGAACACTTGGCCCTACGACGTCCGTCTGCGGCTGGCCTTTTTCGGCTCCCTGATCTCCCCGGTACCGGTTTCGGCCCTCGCCGAGACGATCCGCCCCTACCTGCGCTTTTGAGGCCGGTTGGGCGGCTACTGCCCGACCGCGTTGGGAAGAGAACCGGAGGCTCAAGGTGACGGTGGCAGACCTCTCCCTGGGCACTATTTCCGTACAAATGATTGCTCAACCAGGCGTTGTAGCCGACGGTCTGTCACGGTCTGTGCGGGGCACAGCCCGCGCCATCCCGTCCCGCGGCTAAACGCTACGTTAGCCTGAAGAAAGAAGTTGAAAATCATCACGGTATGACGTATTGTAATACCGGAGGTGATGACCAATGAGCACCGCGAAGATCGCAATCACAATCGAAGAGGATCTCCTCGGAAAGCTTGATCGCCTTGTCTCATCCAAAGTCTTCCCGAATAGAAGCAAGGCAATCCAAGAAGCGATCCAAGAGAAGCTCTCCAGGGTCAACAAGAGCCGGCTCGCCCGTGAATGTGCCAAGCTCGATCCGAAGTTCGAGAAGGCGCTCGCCGAAGAGGGCATTTCACAGGACATGAGCGAATGGCCCGAATACTGAGAGGCGAGGTCTACTGGGCTAATCTGGATCCGACCAAGGGGCACGAACAATCAGGCCAAAGACCAGTTCTCATACTGAGTCAGGATGTCTTCAACGAGCGTTCGGGGGTCGTCATTGCGGTGGCCCTGACAAGCCAGCCCCAAAGTGCCGGTTTCCCGCTTACGTTCGAGTTAACCTCAACGGGTCTACCTAAGCGTTCCTGGGTCAAGATCGGTCAGATCCGTACGCTGTCCGTTGAACGTATAGGCAAGCGCATTGCCAGGGTGTCGCCAGAAGAGATCGATCAGA of bacterium contains these proteins:
- the glyQ gene encoding glycine--tRNA ligase subunit alpha; translation: MTFQDVIIALERYWAERGCVIHQPFDIEVGAGTFHPATFLRALGPEPWSTAYVQPSRRPTDGRYGENPNRLQHYYQYQVLIKPSPLDIQEQYLGSLYALGIDPKVHDIRFVEDDWESPTLGAWGLGWEVWLDGMEVTQFTYFQQCGGIDCKPVAVELTYGLERLAMYLQGVNNVYDLTWAPGVRYGDVHHRQEVEGSTYNFTESDPEMLFALFTAYEKECLALIEKKLVLPAYEYCLKCSHAFNLLDARGAISVTERTGYIKRVRRLARVSAEGYLALRESLGFPLLTPVAERAPFMVVK
- a CDS encoding type II toxin-antitoxin system PemK/MazF family toxin codes for the protein MARILRGEVYWANLDPTKGHEQSGQRPVLILSQDVFNERSGVVIAVALTSQPQSAGFPLTFELTSTGLPKRSWVKIGQIRTLSVERIGKRIARVSPEEIDQIIEGLNEIIG
- the glyS gene encoding glycine--tRNA ligase subunit beta yields the protein MAKTMDLLLEIGTEEIPARFIPRALDDLAATARAALASKRLTHGKIRTFGTPRRLTLAVSRIVARQPDLELEVTGPPKKAAYDATGALTRAGQGFAKGQGVDEKDLYVKETPKGEYLAAVRREAGRDAADILREEVPGWITGLRFQKSMRWGSGDLRFVRPLHWVVALLGGEVLAFGLEGLQSGNRSRGHRFLAPKEFAVRGLADYLAKTRKAFVVADPAERKETIRAQVAAAAAEKGGRAVIDEELLEHVTNLVEWPVAVCGGFEPEFLAVPAEVLVTAMKSHQKYFTVVDDAGALLPWFVTVSNMQAPDMGTIRAGNERVLRARLSDARFFWESDLKTPLRERVAGLGAVVYQEKLGSYLEKVERIRELARFLARETEGRREEDAERAAHLSKADLVTGMVGEFPELQGVMGRHYALASGEKPEVADALLEAYLPRFAGDALPASELGAILSVADRMDTIAAIFGIGMAPTGSEDPYALRRHTLAVINILAERAWPVHLKSIVELAIATLTGKITRPAEALRAEVLEFFRGRLENMYAGVGAPVDIVRAVLAAGFDRIPEVGKRIAALNALRAEADFAALAVTFKRVGNIVPAGFAGEIDQALCAEAAERELAGALGAIRADVDAAVRERDYLKALRQIAGLRPVVDGFFDAVMVMAEDEKVRANRLALLAAVQRLFADIADFRQIAAG
- a CDS encoding ribbon-helix-helix domain-containing protein, with the protein product MSTAKIAITIEEDLLGKLDRLVSSKVFPNRSKAIQEAIQEKLSRVNKSRLARECAKLDPKFEKALAEEGISQDMSEWPEY